The following nucleotide sequence is from Paralichthys olivaceus isolate ysfri-2021 chromosome 22, ASM2471397v2, whole genome shotgun sequence.
CAGACAAGACAAGCCGTTTGACTTTCTGGacctttgctttgttttaaagGGGAAAGTACCTCGACTTAGTTGTGACTATGATGGATAAATAGACCAAAAAGCAGTGGCTcgacagattttctttttgctcaATCCAGACAATGCACTACTGCTAATTTAATCGTTTCCATACACAGCGTACTTCTTTGTTCAGTATCAGCACGTCATTCTGTTGTCTTACAATTAACCATTTTTATTCACTTACGTCTGCaattctttccttctttttagtCATGACCTGTTTCCAAAGCCCAGTTGCACCAGACAGTGGCAACATGATATTAACCTGCGGCTGTGTGTGGGACGTGTGTTtctagaagcttggggatgtaGTCAAGTGGGCTGAAACTGATGATATTCTTCGTCTAGTGTTTGGCGGTCTTAAGAGCTCTGTGATGGTCTGCTTTACTCGCTCAGTTACACAGTATTTTGTTCTATATAAATActgaaaaggggaaaaaaactgccCCATGATCGTTAAGCCAGTTTGAAGGCTCAATAGTTTATTCACTGACAGACAATACGTTTATAAGACATTTGTACCATCGACTCCAGGCTCGTAACTGTAAACCATCTTTAGTGGAGCAGTTTGTACCTGGATGGTGCAAGACGACGAACAAGCTCCTCTATGACTCTCGAATTCTCTGTCCCCCTCAAATGTCGTCTATCAGTCACCAAGATGAACTTGACGTGACCGATCTGAGTTGGTGTGACCGGGCCTTTTGCAGAAGAGAAGGCAAATTAACATTCTGGCCATGATTCAAAAGATCAATCCAAATGAAGAGGTTTAGGATCACGCAAGACGCGTTTTGCAAAACTGCTCAAACATTTGATATAACTTTGGTACATTCAAATACCCAATGAAATGTAAGTGGCATTGCAACTAGTGAAAGACCTTAAAATGGAATCATACAAGTAAAAAATGATTAGTACTATAAATacctgagaaagacaaaaaaaaaagaaagaaaaggatcTCATTAATTGAGGCGTGGGGTCAAAGAAACAGCTACACTGTAGTTGAAAGAGCAAAGACTCTTTGTTCAAAGACTCCTCACAACATTACATTCAGTTACATCAGCCACACCTTGGTTTTCCTTTCTAATTCAGCCATCGCCAATCTCAtctgaaataaaagagaagagagatgcAGCAATCTTTAGAAGTTAATATgtgaaatgtacacacacacacacacacacacacacacacacggatgctCGCACGTCTTCTTTCTGCGTTGATCTCAGGATTTCATTCACATGTCTTAAGCCGGCCCTCGTCTCTGTAGCACCAGCTGATAAGTCTTGTTAAGGCCAGCTCGTTAGGAGAGGGCCGTCTCCGTGGCAACAGCTCGGTGACATCATGTCTGTTGTGCGATGCCCACTCGAATGGACAACATCTGTCAGTAGTaggacatgttttattttttggtttaaagAGTCGAGCAGCAAGGCTTCGTTCGGCCTCAGGgaggtggtgaggaggaggagtgtgctCAGTTTCAGGCCGCCTGCGTTTTGAGGCCCGGCCCCTCTGGTGTGACGTCTCGGAGTGTGTTTGCGAGCTAAACGCACACGTTTTTAACACGTCTTCTCTGCAGCGCGTGTGCCTCAGTAGAACTTGTCATCGATCCGGAAGTGCGGTCGAGTGACATCGTCAGGGTTCAGGAAGACAGATATGGATTTCCCAGGGTTCTCTGTGaccagctgctgcagccgctGCGCCAGCTTGTCCTCTGAGGGCGAAATGATACCATTGGTTGGGTGATGCCCGGGGGAGCCGTGGCCGTTGGTGCTCGCTGATAGGTCCTTCTTCAGCTGGCCTGCCTGCTGGGCTTGGTCCAGAGCCGCCCGGAGGTGCTCACTGGGATCTGAGCGCACGTGCGCCAGTTTCCTGGCGACTAGCAGCGCCTGGCTGTCAGTCAGGTGCTCCAACATGTTGCACTGGGGCAGGAAGTAGTTTGGGCAATTTTTACCAAGGATGCAATGAGCCAGGTCGTCCAGGAGACCAAGGAGGAGGCGACCAGTGGTGTCGGAATCGGAGCAGGACAGGTAGGCACCAGGAAGTCGGTCACAGGCCCAGAAAAGGAGGGTACGCAGGTGGTAGAGGCTTAGGCCTGTACGAGGACGAGCCAGGATTCGAGACAGTACTGCCTTGGCTGCTTGGAAAGCCTGGGCCATAGGGAAGGGGATGCACTTCTTCAACTGAACCTGGTCATAACAGAGAAACAACCAAATAGTTAAGTATTCACTATGAAATAGAGTGAAATTAatggggaaagaaaagaaacagaaaaatggcaaaagaacacacaaacaaaatcagatggaaaaaaaaaatatcctgaTGCCTAAAAAGCTATTCCAAGTAAAAAAATGGACGATTCACACCTCGCTGCGTGAGAATGCCAGCCTCCACTCCCTGTCAGGCCGGCCACCCAGCGGGGAGCAGCACGGCAGCAGATAGAAGCCAGATatggcctcctcctctgtgattttACCATCCCAGAAGTGGTTGGCAGTCAGCCAGCCCTGGGCCACAGCGGGCCAGCCCCGGAACGACACCACAGGAAGCAGATCATACAGCACCCGGCTCGAGCCCGCCTGCAGAGAAGAGATGGTGGGGGAAAATAATCCTCCtccttaaaaaatattttaacatttggcTACAATACTACTCCAACATTGATTTTGTTCTAGAAACATTCCAAAAAGAGAGTCCAAGTGTCTTTAATCATCATGTCAGTGTTCATCTGTACCTGGAGGATGATGGTGGTGAGGGGTCCGTTCCTCTCCAGTCGGTCTGGAGAGGGGATGCCTCTCTGGGGGCTGCGTCTGAGCTCCTCGATGGCCTCGCTCACCACGCCCCAGAACCAGTCAGTCACCAGGGTGGGAGAGAAGTAGCATCCATCCAGAGAGTGAGGAGAGCCCAGGGAGGGGATGGAGTCTTTATCTAAAGGGGGAGGTAAGAGACATAGACATTGTGAATAACAGCTACTGTGACATATTTTTACTGTGACGGCTTGTTTAGTGTTTAATTTGCAGAACTATTAGGATCTTTAAGAAACTATCTTCCAGGACATTTTCCAGGATTTTTATCTGAAAATTCAGGTCAGAAATCCGTGCGAACCCTCATTATGTAGTGTACTATGATCCTGGAATGgttatttctttgtttgtatGATGGGTGATCAATATCTCTTTGCCATGCTGTCGTTCCCATAATTTACAAATGGTGGCTGATTTGGGGCCAGCCTCTTAAATCATCATACACCAGCTACAGATCCAATAAAATCTTTAATGCAACAGCCTTTTGTGACTGTGTttcactaaaataaaaacactggccTGTTGTCGCAGCCTGCAGTCAACCTGGGAGTAAATCCTGTGCTGGCTTTGGCATGCAGTTATTTACGTCACACACTAAGTTCTTGGTTCTGGGTGTGATTGTATAATAGTATCTTGATGATGTGGCAGCACTGGTGCAGATTGAAAAGTCAGGTTTCATTTTTGTTGAGCTCGCCTGTCGAGGCTGATGGTTCACTCTCCTGCTACACCAGCTATGTGGCTCCCTCTCTATACGACATATCCCTGCATTAACACTGCCCGTTATTGTGGCGATCTGCACTTGTTTTCCATTTTGGACGTGGATTTAGGATGTTTAGACATTATGGCTTCCACTAAAAGTGACCTCAGAATGTTTTAGAATTTAAGTAGACTACAAAAATAATCCATGTTGAATGATAATAACTATTTTCATTCTCCATTAATCATGTGAGTGGTCTATCCAGCGAAAATAGAGTTGCTGATTCTACCAAATTGTGagatttgttatattttttcatAGGTATtgcaaataaattatattaGGATTTGGAACTTCTGAGAAAAAGAAGTATATAGTTTACTTATAATGCTGAAGaaaggtgaagaaaaaaattgatttcATAACACTTCTGCCCCCTTTTCAACCTTTAAGTCGCATTTGGGTGTGATGCGTTTACACTAAACCACCACTTCCCCGCCaccacaaacacagcaacataaGATCCTGTGGGAAATGTATTACACCAATTgttagaaattaaaaacattagtATCAATAAATGTCATTACTTTTTCTCATCTTGCAAGTTTCCCACCCACCAGCATGTGGTGGATTGATGTTGTTGTGTAATAGCGGAGCTGCTGTGTAATCTTGAACTTTTGATTCTTCAACCCACAAATGCTTTAGTGATCATTtccagtgggtttttttttccctatcTGAGGAACAGCGGGTCCCCTGCTGCAGTGCACAGGGCAAAATTGCAACCACAACATCATGCATCAAATTATCTGAGTGAACCATGAACGAAATCAGAACGAATCAGTCCCCCACCTCCCACCCTGCACTGCTACAGTACCCTCAATGTTGTCTGCTCCACTCCTCTTTCCTGTCTGCACCTAATCTTTATATTTTACCCTTTCACTTTGTCCTTTACTTTTCTTCCTATCCCTGCAGCTGTTATTTCAGTTCTTACGTCCTTTCACTTTTTGTCCCCCCTTTTCCTCATCTTCCTGACCAATTTCTCTGTTGCTGGTCGTCCTCTGTCCTTGCATTCATTAGCCCACTTTTTCTCCTCACCCATTTcgccctcatcctcctcatcctcctcggGGGGAAGTCCATTCTCTTCCTGGCAGCAGATGCTCCAGCGGGATAAGATGTTGGAGTCGCAGAGGCGGAGGCTGAGCCATGAGTGGCAGGGTGGGGAGTGTCTCATGTCCAGGGTGACAGGCTGGTTGCGGTCATGGAGCTTCAGGGCAGGCACCAGCAGGGTGAAGTCCAAGTCAAAATCGGCCCCTTTGGCATAGTCCCCCAGGTCCTCAGGGTTGAGGTCTAGGACTCCCTCCCGGGCCCCGCCCGACAGCAGCAGGTACTCGTTGGCGATCGGGAGGCGCTGGTCCACTTTCTGGACTAAGCCTGGATTAGAGGATGAGATAGAGATACCAAAATATCAAGCGCACAAATCAACATTTATATATAGATCTGTTTTGATGTGTGGAGATGCCAGCAGAACTGTGGCAAGGTGCAATGACTGGAAAGGTTTTGAGAAGTGTTGTCTCTCGCATATTTTCAAGCATAAGAAAGCAGCTCAGGCAAATTCACGAGGACAAAAAGCAGCAGGTCCATAAGCGAGGGAGCctacaaaatgttgttttgagaGACACTGCATATAGTTGTGAGTTTGAGCCAAAGGAATACTGAGAGTGAAATTGTCCAGGTTAGACTCTTATGATAATTTCACATTTGTGCCCAGCCAAGCCTTCATATCAGTTTCTATACCCTCTCTACAAGCAGGAAAGAGGCAAAGAGAAATGACTCAAAGGATAATTCCAGCTTATAACACCTTGGGTGctatttttgtagttttgttacTTAATTTCCAAGTACTGGGAACATTGCAATATCACTTAAAGGAAGTCTGATGGGGCAAGAAATACGAGCACTACAACAATTATCTTATTATAGTCTTATAATATTTTAAGCCTGGCTGCACCATCATTTTCCCAAGTGCTAAAAAGCCTTCCTCGCTCTCATCTACAGCTGCCTCTACAGTTTATATGAAAGAAACCTGCCTTCAAATCCCTTTATGGCTACTTAGCCGTGTTGTAAACTTCCCAGGCTGTAGACCCATGGGAAACACAGCACACGAGTCAAGTATGTTATGTTTTGACTGCGAAAAAAGAGCACTCGAGAAAGGCATGATCCTAAAGCCAAGCCTGTGCTGGTCCAGAGGTAAATGCTAGCTACTGCAGGTCAACTGTAAAGCATTGGCACTTCAAAACACTTTGCAGGGAAAAGATTGTAAGAGCCTGAGCTTGAGTGTTTATCCCCTCTGGGGCAGTTAAGTGGCTGGAACGGCGGTATCAGACCAAGCCGGCAGGACATGGCTGGGGGTTCAAAGCTACTAACATGATTCCTCTCACCCAATTACATGGGCATCCAACCTTGTTGGTAGGACgccatgtgatgttttcatgtgaaggcatgtgtgagtgagcaagcacagacattttttggatgtgaaaatgtgtgaggATGAGGTCTAAGTAGAAATCTAGATCCTGGTCACACAAATATCTCATCGATCAGCAATAGTGAGCaatttacaaacaaaacattcaagACTTGAATTGTTCATCAACAAGCCAAACATGTAGCCAATGTCTTTTTTGGATTATAGTTTCTCGTTTGTCTGCATTTATGATATGAATGATAATTAACAAGTAGAGGCAAGATTTAGTTGCATCAAGTACATCACATTTaactcatctctcctctgtctgaggTGAGTATTTGTGCATTCAATGTGCGGAAGAAATTATGGCCAATCGAACATCAGAACTTGATATCTGTTAGGCTGTAAAAGAGGGAGAAATGCTGAATGGGAAGATCAAAGcgaaggagagaggggaaaagacaGCGTCAGAGAAGAGCGGATCAGACGCCAGCCAAAGGGCAGCGAGTTTGAAGCTGTGACTGCTCTGATTTGTTTGGGTTTTTATCTGCCACTGATAAATTGGGTCAAATAGgcaaggaagaggaaaagagtgatggaaaaaaagagaataaagaacattttatctctGCAGCAGGGCCTTCAGTTAGAGGACTGAGGGGAAACTGTATCAATTAGAAAGGCCTTTCCAATCTCCACACTGGCTCACAGGAAGTTTGAGGTTGTTCCAAGGAACACAATCTACTTTTTAATCCAAAACGCCCAAATCAGCAGTCTCATGCTGCTTAACTGGGCATGGGCAAgcaagcacgcacacacgcatggATGTGCACCTGAAGACAATCCAACTCATATGCCTGTAGACAGACACAGCCTGAGAATAGAGCCGGGTTCACAGCGTCAGATTAAACCTAATCCTATAAAACAGGTCTTTTAAGGTATACTTCCATTAGAGCGAAGTTTTGGTTTGGAGCTATTTTCAAACTAGACCCAATTTCAGTATCTGTGAAAACAACTATTGGTTTCTTCATAGGTCTCAGACTGGGCGAACAGGAAAGCCTCCAGTGTTTCcaataaaacagacaaatgttGCAGATGTGGGAGCGGTTTTCCTTCACCCATTCATTGTCGGGGTATTTAACAACtgtgatgataaaataaaagctgGGGGAGGTTTGTACGGTCTGATGGCAGGTTGGCTGAGGAAGTGGTATGTCAGAAAGGATTttaacaactttaaaaaaaggcaTAGTCCAGTAAGTGTTAATTTCTTTTAGTGTATTTTATTATAGTTAGAATATGATTTGAGGAGTTATGGCCAAAAATCTGCTTTGGGTCCTTGACATTTAACTATCAAAATTGAATTCTTGATCCTTATTCATCCTTGAGCCTTAATGAATGTTTGTACTAAATTTGAAAAGATTCCCTGAAGGTGTTTGATTTTTGCTCTTTCAGGCACGGGTAAATCCCAAATCAACCTTTCAAGGTTAAATATCATGTGTATGCTGCAATCAAGGAGCAACCACG
It contains:
- the tmem102 gene encoding transmembrane protein 102, with product MDSLMSAVAPRSPAPAKKLSEVDFRSGATLEQLSARVSELVVAEQGEFGDQTALEVHTAKDFIFNMLGLVQKVDQRLPIANEYLLLSGGAREGVLDLNPEDLGDYAKGADFDLDFTLLVPALKLHDRNQPVTLDMRHSPPCHSWLSLRLCDSNILSRWSICCQEENGLPPEEDEEDEGEMDKDSIPSLGSPHSLDGCYFSPTLVTDWFWGVVSEAIEELRRSPQRGIPSPDRLERNGPLTTIILQAGSSRVLYDLLPVVSFRGWPAVAQGWLTANHFWDGKITEEEAISGFYLLPCCSPLGGRPDREWRLAFSRSEVQLKKCIPFPMAQAFQAAKAVLSRILARPRTGLSLYHLRTLLFWACDRLPGAYLSCSDSDTTGRLLLGLLDDLAHCILGKNCPNYFLPQCNMLEHLTDSQALLVARKLAHVRSDPSEHLRAALDQAQQAGQLKKDLSASTNGHGSPGHHPTNGIISPSEDKLAQRLQQLVTENPGKSISVFLNPDDVTRPHFRIDDKFY